The Erigeron canadensis isolate Cc75 chromosome 4, C_canadensis_v1, whole genome shotgun sequence genome window below encodes:
- the LOC122594954 gene encoding pentatricopeptide repeat-containing protein At5g55740, chloroplastic — protein MTSLQFPIIPLKQSSPISKSPKPQATNFQKHHQILYNSYFKHISSFCKVGKLEEAVNILVELESQDFSIGPDIHGDLLQGCVYDRNLYLGMQIHSRIIKKGQTLFKNEFLETKLVVFYAKCDVLDSALCLFSRVSDKNVFSWSAIIAVYCRMGLYEMGLSGFCEMIENGFMGDNFVLPNVLKACGGLLMLRFGKGVHGYVSKMGFGECVFVASSLVDMYGKCGELDDARKVFESMPERNVVTWNSLMVSYAQNGMYEEAMSVFCDMRKEGIEPSVVTMVSFLSAAANLCAIKEGKQGHSIAVLNGLDVGNIVGTSLINLYSKTGLVQDAEKVFCKMKKKDIVAWNLMVSCYVQNRQIDKTIKLCRDMLLEGFKFDSVTMTMIITGAGDSQNLYLGKSSHCQCIRNNLVTDVAVAGSIIDMYAKCNKIKEARRVFSLMGNKDLVLWNTLLAAYAEMGSSGETLKLFYQMQLEGVPPNVVSWNSVILAFLRNGQVKEAMDSFSEMKSVDIEANLITHTILITGLVQNGFVDEAVSIFQEMQVKGIKPNSVSIVGVLSACKNRASLQLGRAIHGHVLRHEMHMNVVLATSMVDMYAKCGNINQARGVFDMILVRELPLYNAMLSGYALHGCYSEAFTLFRQLKNEGIEPDSITFTSILSLCRHCGLITEGLEVFVDMITMHGMIPSMEHYGSVVSLLSKCGHFEAFQLVKSMPFDPDSYILGSLLNSCKEHNEIDLAKYLTEKLAHIEPGNSGNYVALSNAYAANGMWDEVSDLRSSMREKGIKKNPGCSWVQIGRETHVFVANDRSKSQSDEIYSTLALLRTEMQANTDL, from the coding sequence ATGACTTCCCTTCAGTTTCCAATAATCCCATTGAAGCAATCTTCACCAATCTCCAAATCCCCAAAACCACAAGCAACAAACTTCCAAAAACACCACCAAATTCTTTACAATTCATACTTCAAACACATTTCATCTTTTTGCAAAGTGGGCAAGTTAGAAGAAGCTGTCAACATCCTTGTTGAGCTAGAATCTCAAGATTTCAGCATTGGCCCAGATATTCATGGTGATTTACTTCAAGGGTGTGTGTATGACAGAAATCTTTATCTGGGTATGCAAATTCATTCAAGAATTATCAAAAAGGGacaaactttatttaaaaatgaGTTTCTTGAAACAAAGTTGGTTGTTTTTTATGCAAAATGTGATGTCTTGGATAGTgctttatgtttatttagtaGAGTTAGTGACAAGAATGTGTTTTCTTGGTCTGCCATTATAGCGGTTTATTGTCGAATGGGGTTGTATGAAATGGGTTTATCTGGGTTTTGTGAAATGATTGAAAATGGATTTATGGGTGATAATTTTGTGTTGCCAAATGTGTTGAAAGCTTGTGGTGGGCTTTTGATGTTAAGGTTTGGGAAAGGGGTTCATGGATATGTGTCGAAAATGGGCTTTGGAGAGTGTGTTTTTGTGGCTAGTAGTCTTGTTGATATGTACGGAAAGTGTGGGGAATTGGACGATGCACGAAAGGTTTTTGAGAGTATGCCTGAAAGAAATGTGGTGACTTGGAATTCTCTGATGGTTAGTTATGCTCAAAATGGGATGTATGAGGAAGCGATGAGCGTGTTTTGTGATATGAGAAAGGAAGGGATTGAACCGAGTGTTGTTACTATGGTGAGTTTTCTTTCTGCTGCAGCTAATCTTTGTGCTATTAAAGAAGGTAAACAAGGTCATTCAATTGCAGTGTTAAACGGGTTAGATGTAGGTAACATTGTTGGTACTTCTTTGATCAATTTGTATTCAAAGACTGGTTTGGTACAGGACGCTGAGAAAGTGTTTTGTaagatgaaaaagaaagatattgTAGCTTGGAATTTGATGGTATCTTGTTATGTACAGAATAGGCAGATTGATAAAACGATAAAATTATGTCGTGACATGTTATTAGAAGGATTTAAATTTGATTCCGTGACAATGACAATGATTATAACAGGTGCAGGCGATAGCCAGAATTTATATCTTGGAAAATCGTCACATTGTCAATGCATTAGAAACAACCTTGTAACTGATGTAGCTGTTGCAGGCAGTATTATTGATATGTATGCTaaatgcaacaaaatcaaggaAGCAAGAAGGGTGTTTTCTTTGATGGGAAATAAAGATCTTGTGTTGTGGAATACATTATTGGCTGCGTATGCTGAAATGGGGTCAAGTGGTGAGACATTAAAACTGTTCTATCAAATGCAATTAGAGGGCGTGCCACCTAATGTGGTTTCTTGGAATTCAGTGATTCTTGCGTTTTTGAGAAATGGACAAGTTAAAGAAGCCATGGATTCATTCTCAGAAATGAAATCTGTTGATATTGAGGCTAATTTGATTACGCATACTATTTTGATCACGGGTTTGGTTCAAAATGGGTTTGTTGATGAAGCAGTTTCAATATTTCAAGAAATGCAAGTAAAGGGGATAAAACCAAATAGTGTAAGCATAGTGGGCGTGCTTTCAGCTTGTAAAAACCGCGCGTCTTTGCAACTTGGAAGAGCCATACATGGACATGTATTGAGGCATGAGATGCATATGAATGTTGTATTAGCAACTTCTATGGTGGATATGTATGCAAAATGTGGGAATATAAATCAAGCAAGAGGGGTGTTTGATATGATTTTAGTCAGAGAATTACCTTTGTATAATGCTATGCTTTCTGGTTATGCATTACATGGTTGTTACTCAGAAGCTTTTACTCTCTTTAGGCAGTTAAAGAATGAAGGTATAGAGCCTGATAGCATAACGTTCACTAGTATTTTGTCATTGTGCCGACATTGTGGATTAATAACCGAAGGATTAGAAGTTTTTGTTGATATGATCACAATGCATGGCATGATACCAAGTATGGAACACTATGGCAGTGTAGTGAGTCTTCTTTCTAAATGTGGACATTTTGAAGCTTTTCAGCTAGTTAAAAGTATGCCTTTTGATCCTGATTCGTACATTTTAGGATCTTTACTTAATTCTTGTAAAGAACATAATGAAATAGATCTTGCAAAGTATTTGACCGAGAAGTTGGCTCATATAGAACCGGGTAATTCAGGAAATTATGTTGCCCTCTCTAATGCATATGCAGCAAATGGAATGTGGGATGAAGTATCGGATTTGAGGAGTTCCATGAGAGAAAAGGGGATCAAGAAAAATCCAGGTTGTAGTTGGGTTCAGATAGGAAGAGAAACTCATGTATTTGTTGCTAATGATAGATCCAAATCACAAAGTGACGAGATCTACTCGACTTTAGCATTATTGAGAACGGAAATGCAAGCGAATACAGACCTTTGA
- the LOC122595823 gene encoding DELLA protein GAI-like, which translates to MSPNYGSSISGAGSGSSSSSSACSTSTKPPDQMDHLLAGAGYKVRSNDLHQVAKRLEHLETAMVKSSPGEISELVNDAVHYNPTDLASWVDSLLIELNTSQPGPGNGPINDVLGPNPNNNNINGFITDDPVTSGQDNRYNHQLHGNFVSQQEVLTPLEEDVSIRLVHVLMTCAEAVQRGDFSLASLLIDDLQVLLGRVNSGCGIGKVGSFFVDALSRRVVNAPQNGVVLTELSGYENEILYHHYYEACPYLKFAHFTANQAILEAFDGQDCVHVIDFNLMQGLQWPALIQALALRPGGPPLLRLTGIGPPSPDGRDSLREIGLKLAELARSVNVRFAFRGVAAARLDDVKPWMLQVSPKEAVAVNSIMQLHKLLGPNGPHGPPIDLVLDWIRDLNPKIVMVVEQESNHNQLEFLDRFTEALYYYSTMFDSLDACTTLPEKALAELYIQREICNVVCCEGSARVERHEPLVSWRERLTSAGFGPLHLGSNAFKQARMLLTLFSAEGYSVEENEGCLTLGWHSRPLIAASAWQAIPKPSGAVNHP; encoded by the coding sequence ATGAGTCCTAATTACGGCTCTTCTATCTCCGGCGCCGGCTCCGGCTCCTCCTCCTCCTCGTCAGCATGTTCCACCTCCACTAAACCACCTGACCAGATGGACCATCTTCTTGCTGGAGCCGGCTACAAAGTGCGGTCAAATGACCTCCACCAAGTAGCCAAGCGTCTCGAGCATCTCGAGACGGCTATGGTCAAATCCTCACCAGGCGAGATCAGTGAGCTTGTTAATGATGCTGTTCATTACAACCCCACTGATCTCGCCTCGTGGGTTGACTCATTACTCATTGAGTTAAACACTAGCCAACCTGGACCTGGAAATGGGCCCATAAACGACGTTCTGGGCCCAAACccgaataataataatataaatggtTTTATTACTGACGACCCTGTAACTAGTGGTCAGGATAATCGGTATAATCATCAGTTACACGGTAACTTTGTGTCTCAACAAGAAGTCTTGACGCCGTTAGAGGAAGACGTTAGTATTCGGTTAGTACACGTGTTGATGACGTGTGCTGAGGCTGTTCAACGTGGTGACTTCTCATTGGCTAGTTTGTTGATTGATGATCTACAAGTGTTACTTGGACGTGTAAACAGCGGATGTGGCATTGGTAAAGTTGGGAGTTTTTTCGTCGACGCACTCAGTAGGCGTGTTGTAAACGCGCCGCAAAACGGTGTCGTGTTGACGGAGTTATCGGGTTATGAAAATGAGATtttatatcatcattattatgAAGCTTGTCCTTATTTAAAGTTTGCTCATTTCACCGCTAATCAAGCTATTTTAGAAGCCTTTGACGGTCAAGATTGTGTCCACGTCATCGACTTTAATCTAATGCAAGGGTTACAATGGCCGGCTTTGATACAAGCCTTGGCTTTGCGCCCCGGTGGGCCGCCATTACTGAGGCTCACCGGGATTGGTCCCCCGTCTCCTGACGGGCGTGATTCATTACGCGAGATTGGGCTTAAGTTAGCTGAACTAGCCCGGTCTGTGAATGTGCGATTTGCCTTTAGAGGCGTGGCAGCTGCACGTCTTGATGACGTGAAGCCGTGGATGTTGCAAGTGAGCCCCAAAGAGGCTGTGGCGGTAAATTCGATAATGCAGCTTCACAAGCTGTTGGGACCAAACGGGCCTCATGGGCCACCAATTGATTTGGTCCTTGATTGGATTCGGGATCTGAATCCAAAGATTGTCATGGTTGTGGAACAAGAGTCGAACCACAACCAACTTGAATTCTTGGATCGTTTCACCGAGGCCTTGTACTATTACTCCACAATGTTCGATTCGTTAGATGCATGCACAACCCTGCCTGAAAAAGCATTGGCTGAACTATACATACAAAGAGAAATATGTAATGTGGTATGTTGTGAAGGGTCGGCTCGTGTTGAAAGACACGAACCATTGGTCAGTTGGAGGGAGCGATTGACTAGTGCCGGTTTTGGACCTTTACACTTAGGGTCCAATGCCTTCAAGCAAGCGCGAATGTTGTTGACTTTATTTTCCGCCGAAGGCTATTCTGTAGAAGAAAATGAAGGATGTTTAACCTTAGGATGGCATAGTCGTCCCCTTATTGCCGCCTCGGCTTGGCAAGCGATTCCAAAGCCGAGCGGGGCAGTAAACCACCCTTAA